In Scylla paramamosain isolate STU-SP2022 chromosome 16, ASM3559412v1, whole genome shotgun sequence, the genomic window aatgttttagactgttcttaggtactaaaacgctaaaatacatgaatatcactcaatatagtgtaaaataacattacgaaaaacgtgcatatCCATTGTATTTCACTTTCTTAGGTACTAGAAcggcaaaatgcaggcaaagcacCTTCTcttaggaaaagaaacgattcttacagaaaagtgtcttttcaatgCGCTATGcacaaaaacgctcaaaagcaTACTATATTGAAAAAACAGTAGCATTAAAAAaggtcttttgagtatttttcagatgcttacttaccaaaacgataaaatgcatgaaaaacacccattatgaaaaaaaaagacaatgataATTCAAAAAACTTTTTGCgcataaaaacaccaaaatgtatgcaaaagtaTCGGGAAACCAAAAgatattactaaaaatgtgtattatgagtgattttgagcttcataggtaagaaaacgcttaaacacattaATAgataatggataaataaaacagcactaccaaaaacgtatatttaagtgtatttcacattctgaggtacgaaaacgtcaaaaaaataaaggcaaatcaccttatatggggaaaagaatccaaatttccagaaacgtgtcttttgagtgtttatgagcgttctgggcacgaaaatgataaaaagcatagaaagaaaAACCCTATACAATTAAACAAATAATACTTCTCATTTCAGggtttttctttcctacttacgtaccaaaacactgaaacgcgaGCAAAAATCTTtaatgagaaacaataaaacctTACTATTAaacatgtatttcgagtgtttttgtgcttcttacgaaaataaaatgacattacgagaaacgtgtattatgagtgtttttgagcttcttacgtaccatgCGTGTGAAAAGCAATctgtatgaagaaatagaacattaccaagaacgtgtgtctggagtgtttttaactttgtTAGATATCGAAATGAATGCgtattatatgtttttgagctttctatgtaccaaaacgctaaaacaaatgaatagcactctattttgaaaaagaaaaaaaaaatcagaacaaaattaccaaaaacatacatttgaGTGTAATTCACATTCTTAGGCTCCAAAAAgtcaaaatgaatgcaaagcacattaaataagggaaggaaaagaaatttccagaaatgtgtcttttgattgtttatgagTATGTTATgcattaaaacgctaaaaattatagaaaacacgtgataagaaaatagacaaagacAATAGATCAAAGACGTTTATCTTCAGTATTTTAAGGTGCTTATCACAACGGTAAGACGtattcaaaacacattttatggaaaaaagaaaaaaaaagaaaaattaagtaagTATTCGCAACAAAATTGCGAAAACAAACATGCAGAtttccctatatggggaaaggaaaggacgttACCAGAGACATGTATTAAGAATGTTTATGATCttattaggtattaaaatgctaaaacgtatgaatagcacactatatgaagaaacagaacaacattatcaaaaacgtgtattttgagagtttcacattgttaagtaacaaaatacatgtaaagccccctatatagggaaatgaaacgacattaccagaaatttgTATATTGATTGTTTtccgtctttgtttttttttagcgtattaggcagcaaaacgttaaaaaaaaagcatgcaatacaccctatatgaaaatacaaaataacattacggaAAACGTTTCTTCTAAGTATTTTTCAAcctcttacgtacaaaaacgctaaaacgcataacaGAAtagcaaaaagaataacaacaaatattttgagcatttttatGTAATTACGCGAAAAAAACGATGCGAAAATGCATCAGTAGCACttgatatggagaaaaagaacaacattaccaaaaacgtgtattttgagtgtaaaagcattaccaaaaatgtgtcttgattgttttatcattctcttacgaaagaaaaagaaaaaaaaaatcatataaaaataccctttatgaagaaacataataacattaccaaaacaacaagtattttgagtgttttctgcttgttatgcacaaaaacgcaaaaaaaaaggcatagagaaacgaaaagatgttacaaaaaacgtgtattatgagtgtttttgaactttggtaccataacgctaaaacacattaatagcactctattgtggagaaacataacaatattatgaaaaacgtgtattttaggtgtgtttcacattgttaggtaccaaaacgccaaaatgcatgcaaagcaccctgtatgggtaaaagaaatgatatttccaggaacatgtccTTTGAGTTTTTGAAAGCaagataggcaccaaaacgatatgagagaaaaaaacaacaactttccaatacgtacaaaaacgctaaaacgcaaaacacccttcacagagaaagaaaatatcatttccaaaaaacaattattctaagaatttttttttttttggtgtcttACGTACAGaagcaccaaaatgcatggaaacgaaagaacatcaCTAGAAACGttaattatgagtgtttttgagcttcttagataccaaaactcgaaaacgcatcaatagcactttatatggagaaacaggacattgccaaaaacgtgtattttgagtatatttcacattgttagtaccaaaacgataaaatacgtGAAAAGCATCCTTAATGGGGAAGCGAATCGAAGTTTTCACAAGGGTGTCTTGAATTGTTACGAGGGTACAAGGCACCAAACTCTAAAAAGAAACATAGAAAatcgaaataacattaccaaaaacgtgtctttttagtgttcttcAGCTACTTGCGTACCAAAAGGGAAAGGCttttaaaacaccctttatgtagaaatacaataacattaacaagaaaagtattttgggtgattttgaggttgttacatagaaaaacgtcaaaatacatggaaagtgccatatatggggaaacaaaaacacatcacgagaaacgtgtattatgcgtgtttttgagcttcttaggtatcaaaatgcgaaaacatgaataacactctatatggagaaacagaagaactttaccaaaaaaaacgtctattttgagtgattttcacattgttaggtataaaaacaccaaaaggTATAGAAAGCCTttaatatagggaaacgaaacgacattacaagaaatgtgtcttttaaaggATTTTCGAGCATGTTACCCACGAAAATCCTTAAAAGCATGAAATTCAAACTGtatggtaataaaaaaatattacggaaaacgtcattttagtgtttttgaacttcgtacgtatcaaaacgataaaacgcatggaaaaacaCGTTTTATATAGAAAGGgagtaacattacaaaaaaacaactaatttgagagttttgagcttgttacatagagaaacacaaaaatgcatgcaaagtaatctgtgtggggaaacaaaaagacattacgagaaacaggagtttttgagcttttttggtaccaaacgcaaaaaatgcgttactatatatggagaaaaaggacattacctaaaacgtataaattcattgttttcatattgttaggtacgaaaacgtcaaaatgcattgaaagcattaatttcaagaaacgtatccattgagtgtttttgtacatgttaggcaccaaaacggtaaaaaacattgaaagcagttaatataagaataaagaatgacattacgaaaaaagtgtgttttcagtgtttttcattttcttaccaaaacgataaagcgcattcaaaaacaccctttttttttttttagaaaaacagaataaacataccaataacaaatattttgagtgtttttcatcctgTTATGTACAAATActccaaaatgaatgcaaagtataaagaaacgtgtatgatgagtgttatgttgagtttcttaggtaggaaaaccactaaaagcaatgaattacactgtacgagtatatggagaaagataacaataccaaaaacatttattttcagtatatttcatCTTGATGAGTACCAAATCACCAAAATGcgtacaaagcaccctatattgggaaaggaaacgagatttctataaacgtgtcttttgagtgtttatgaccgtattaagcaccaaaacgctcaaataccagaaagcaccctacatggaaaaaaataaaaatatataaaaatatatatatactcgtatatatatatatatatatatatatatatatatatatatatatatatatatatatatatatatatatatatatatatatatatatatatatatatatatatatatatatatatatatatatatatatatatatatatatatatatatatatatatacaaaaaaaaaaaaacgtgtctgagtgtttttttttcagcttcttatgtaccaaaacgctacaacgcATGAAAAacgttatggagaaacatataaCAAAAtcaaaagcaagtattttgagtgttttcgggcttcttaggtaccaaaatatgcatcagtattactctatatgaaaaaaaaaaataaaaaataaaaatggaaaacgtattttgaatgattttgagctacttacgtagcaaatcacaaaataaaaaaaaactcatgcaaaacaccttttgtgGTTAAACAcagtaacattactaaaaacaaatattttttttttctgcttgttaggtaaaaaaaaactaataaaatagaTCTAAAGTACCGTATATGGGGAACTGAAAGGACCTtgcaaaaaatgtgtttctgaGATTCTATGATATTAAAACTCGAAAACAGATCTATAGCATtcgatatggagaaacacattaccaaaaacatctgttttgagtgtatttcgcatcgtaaaataccaaaacgcgaaaaatgaacgtaaaacaccctatattaagaaaaggaaCGAGATTTCCTGAAATGTTTCttatgtttatgagcgtgtttgtAACTGAAGAATGTCTATTTCTCCATCGTGCAGAACTCGGAAATAGGAGAAGATTCTAGGGCTAAGTGAGACGCCATCATGTTTGTCAACAgctctaattcttcctttctcagtacattcttacaaaaaatacaaaaactatCACACAATGAGTTTTGATTTATAAACTTATACTTAGTAAATGTAATACTTATGAACATAAATTACTAAAGTTCTTTTCCTTGGCTAAAGCCCCTTATTTAGCACTAGAAACACAGCAGCAGGAAATACTGGCATATTATAGGAACGTGACTATATGACAGTAAACGAAAACTAGAGCTTGGCCGTCCATTTTGAGGGAGACTTAAGAAACTAGAACAACACTCATAAAATTAAGACCATTGAGGTTATTTCAGATTTAACATTCTCCCCCCATAGGGGGCGTTAAAGCCACCTATCTTaagaatatatatgtaaatcttACAAAAATCCTTACACTTAAACTTAATGACACATATTACAATCTTCACTTCATCATCTTATAAGTCTAACTTAGCAGGAACCTTGATTATTCTACCAGATCTAGTCTTAGAAATCACATTATCATCACTAACAGTATCCACAGACAAACTGGTGTCCTCATCACATGAATTTCCATTAACATCAGGGTTATTATAGACCATAGGCCTACAAGAGAGATCAGTGTCATCAGATCTAGTTACTTCTAAGTTATACAACCGTTGGATAGGCCTAGTAATCTCTCCCTTACTTGTTTTTAACCTTACACTTCTTACAAGTCCATCTTTACCATGAAAAACATCAGTTATAACTCCAAGAGGCCATTTCAGTCTTGGAATGTTGTCCTCCTTGATCAACACAAGATCACCCTTAGACAAACTACAATTATGAGTGAATCCTTTGACAACTTGAGGTAAATTGGTTATATAATTATTACTCCAGACCTTCCAAAAATGCTCTAGCCTCTGATTCTTCACACATTCCCTCTCAGTCAAATCCTTGGAAGTTACTATACGCGGTTCTAAATCCTGTGAGGGTTTACTGTGAGGCACCCTACCTAGGAGGAAATGTGAGGGGGTAAGATACTGAGAGGAGTCAGGATCGTCACTCACATAGGTCAAGGGTCTTGAATTGATGGATGACTCTATTTCTACTAGTATGGTTTCTAATTCAGTCTTACTTACATAATTTTGGTTCAGAGTCTTTCTTAAGGCAAGTTTAACTGACCTAATGAGTCTTTCCCACCAGCCACCCCACCAAGGAGACCGAGGGACTATAAATTTCCATTTGGGGGCTAGATGACCATATACCTTCTGTACTTCAGTTTGAGCAGCTATGAAAGTCTTTGCATTATCTGAGTACATGATACTAGGTAAGCCTCTCCTAGCAACAAATCTTCTTATAGCTAAGAGGCAGTCAGACAAGGATAGTGACTCTGTGAGTTCTAGATGAATGGCTCTTGTAACACCACAAGTGAACAAGAGAACATAAAACTTGTTACTAGGATAATCAGCACAAAACAAAGGGCCAGCAAAATCTAGTCCAGTGACACTGAAAGGTGGAGCAGATGTCACTCTTTCCTTAGGTAATGGAGCCACAGGTTGGCTGCATGGTCTAGAATCAAGACAACGGCAGCTTAAACACTCCATCACTACTGTCTTAGCTAGTCTTCTCACTCCTATGATCCAAAAGTTGGTCCTTAGAGATGAAATGACAGTGTCAACACCTGCATGCTTCAGAAATTTATGTTGAAATCTTATCAAAAGCTTGGCAAGAGGACCCTTGGGTATTATAACAGGATGTTTAGTGTCATAATCTAAGTCTGAAAACTTAAGACGGCCTTTGATTCTCAACAGTCCCTTATCGTCTATGAATGGGTCCAATTTGCTTAACTTAGACACTTGAGGAATAGCTTTATTATTCATGAGGGTCTTTATTTCATCAGAGAATTCTCCTCGTTGGATGAGATAAATCATCTTCAATTTAGCCAAATCAATCTCTTCAGTAGTGATGGAGCCTTTCAACTTATTCTTCACATTTCTACAGTTGTTAATAAACCTTAAAACATAAGCTGTAATCCTTAGAGCCTTACTCAGATCACTGTACTTGTTTAAGTCTATGAAAGGAGATTCTGGTTCTCCTTGAACACTGAGACAGACAGTACTTCTGGTGCTCGTTTCCTTCGTATCAGTGACTAAGGTACTACCTTCCTTATGATGACAAGGGGTGTTTGTTAGCATACTAGGCCCAAACAGCCACATAGAATTATCCACAAGCTTGTCTGCTAACAAACCCCGTGTTATCAAATCAGCTGGATTGTCTTTGCTTCTGCAATGTTGCCAGCAATTTTTAGGTGTTAACTCTAAGATATCCCTTACTCTATTAGACACAAATACATCTTTCTTACTAGTTTCTCCTTGTATCCACGACAGGGCAATAGTGGAATCTGTCCAACACACAACTTGAGTGTTACTATCTAACATAAGGGAAGTCTTAACAAAGTCCACCAGTCTTGAACACAAAAGAGCTCCCATTAGCTCTAATCTTGGCAAGGTAACAGTCTTTATGGGAGCAACTCTTGACTTGGAAGCTACTAACGATACCTTAGATGAATTGTCCTCTAAGGTTACTCGCAAGTATACACATGCTCCATAGCCCTTCTCTGATGCATCACCAAACCCATGTAGCTCTACATTGCGTAGCTCCCCCCAAGATAGCTCTGGAAAATAGCATCTGTTTACATGAAATGATTTGAGGCATTGACTACTAAGAAGCCATTTCTGAAACTTTGACTTCAAATCTGAAGGCATCTCTTCATCCCATCTTACATTTAGTTTCCAGAGTTCTTGAAAGAGAATTTTGCCGTACATGACAAAGGGGCTAATTAATCCTAAAGGGTCAAAGATTTTGGCAATAACACTAAGTATGCTCCGCTTTGTAGAGGCTATTTCTACACTGGTGTCTGGGTTAATGGCAACAAAGGAGAATGTATCCTGTGAATTACACCACTTCAGCCCTAACACAGTATTAGGTTCATCTCCACTTACAAGTTACTGGTCATGGGACTTGGATGTAATCAAGAGACTATTTGACACAAGCTTTGTAAGATCCATACTAGCATCAGCTAAATTACTACGTGCTTTACAAAATTTTTCAGATGCCTCTACAACTGAATCTGCACCACCTAACCAATTATCTGTGTACATGTTAGACTTCAGTTCTTGTATTACACTTGTTTCTGGATACTTGTCCAAATGATGTTTGATAGTAGCATTTAACAGAAAGGGACTAGCTGTGTTACCAAAGGGTACACGTGTGAATCGCATGTGCCGCACCGTACCATCCTCTCTTGGTAACAAAAATCAATGAACATCTCTGTCATTCTTTTGAACACTTACTTGCAAAAATGATTTAGTTATGTCTGCTGTTATGGCAAAGGGCCAACGACGGAAGCGGATGAGTACCTCAACCAAGTCCGGGTTGAGCGATGGGCCAGACAGCAAACAGTCATTCAATGACACACCATTGTAACCAGTGGCAGAGGCATCAAAAACTGGTCTTACTTTAGTAATTGTACTGCTCAACTTCACTACTGGACGGTGTGGCATGTAGTACACGGGACTCACACCTGATACTTCTTCACTTGGTACTTCTTCTATTATGAGATCAGACTCATAACTATCAAACACCTTTTGATACTCTTTCTTTAGTTCTTTGTCCTTATCCAACTTAACCATTAACTTATTTAACCTCTTTCTGACTAAACCTTCATTGTTCATAAGCCTATCTTTAGCAAATTCATCTTTCCATGGTAGAATGATCTCATATCGGCCATCCACAAACTGCACTGTACTCTCAAATTCTCTGTGTACTCTGGCATCACTGTAACTTTCTACAACTTCCTTAGGCTTAATCCCTACAGTTTCCAGATCCCAAAATCTTCTTAAATCAGCATCTGAAACACTGGAAATACATAACAGTTGTGGAGCAGAGTACTCAGAGGGTGTAGGAGCAAACTCAGATATCTTACCAGATAGTACATACCCAAAGACAGACTTCATGGCTACAACACTATTCAGTTGAATGGCATCTGTAGGTGAAATCAATGTCCAATAGAAGCCTAATCCAATCAAGATATCAACTTCAAGAGGAGAGTCCTGCTGATAATCATCTGCTAATGCAACATGAGAAAATGAATTAAGCACTGCATTGGGTACAACAGGTCTCACTAAAGGCTGACATATTTTAGGTATTTCAGCTGCAATAATGGGTACAACTTTCCTTTCAGAATTCCATAACTTTAAACTATAAACATTTCTATGTTCATTCTTTCCAGCACTGTGACCTCCAAAACTAGAGAACAGTATAGGTGTACTAGTGACCCATTGTGGCTTACACTTTTTCACAAAACTACTGGTGACATAGGTTCTATCTGCACCATTATCAAACATAACCTTAGCTACTACAACATTACCATCTCCTGTGCTTACTTGGACCTTTGCGGTCTGTAAAATAGTGCAGTTACTACCCTGTCCAGACAGAAGTACTACTTTCTCAGGTTTGGCACTAGTGTCActacttttactttctttatattcttccttttttaaacTTGGTTCTAACTTTACGCCACACATAAGTACATTGTGAGTACCATTACATTTTGTACACTTTATGTGGGACTTACATTCTCTTGACATATGTCCACTGTTTAAGCACTTGAAACAGAGACCcaaaccttttatcttctcaCCTCGCTCCTTACCATCTAACTTTAACACAGCAAAACAATTCTCCGACTTATGCCTTTTACTACAAAAAGAGCAGAGAGAGCTTTCTTGTTTTGAAGAAGCATGGAGGGCTGCAGCTGAGTATACCTCTTCCTTAgaacctttactttctttcctttcgtcacTAATGCTTTTCTTACCCTTAAAGGCTTCAGATCTTTCCAATCTTGATATTTCTTTGTGAAGGAATTGTAACAGCCACTCCAAATCACTTTCGTGTCCATCCCCATCCCTGGCCCATTCTAGCCTCAGTTCATTGGGTAGACGAGTCAggataataggggtgagaaacaCTTCACACTGCTTCCCACTGACACCTAAAGCTTCTAAACTACGAATGTGTGTTAGGATTTCATCACGCAACTTCCATAGTTGAGCAACACTCTTTGTTCCATTTTGATTAAAGTTGACATGACCACAAAGCAAGGCCTGGACATGTGCAAAAATAATTCTTTCTGGCTTCCCA contains:
- the LOC135108193 gene encoding uncharacterized protein LOC135108193 codes for the protein MEKLKKKRTACRGWVTRSSQALSEVLAQPTPTLSEMEYAIQEFDKRLTKLDEVQEELEGEVEAEELDQELDEAHAFRQESMKPRLLAEDKIRKLAAAAPGGCPVPSSVSGSQDSEAVNVKLPKLELPKFSGEITQWQSFWDQFNSHINATNLPVISKFTYLLSLLEGDAKSVVKGLAHTSENYQVACDLLKDRYGKPERIIFAHVQALLCGHVNFNQNGTKSVAQLWKLRDEILTHIRSLEALGVSGKQCEVFLTPIILTRLPNELRLEWARDGDGHESDLEWLLQFLHKEISRLERSEAFKGKKSISDERKESKGSKEEVYSAAALHASSKQESSLCSFCSKRHKSENCFAVLKLDGKERGEKIKGLGLCFKCLNSGHMSRECKSHIKCTKCNGTHNVLMCGVKLEPSLKKEEYKESKSSDTSAKPEKVVLLSGQGSNCTILQTAKVQVSTGDGNVVVAKVMFDNGADRTYVTSSFVKKCKPQWVTSTPILFSSFGGHSAGKNEHRNVYSLKLWNSERKVVPIIAAEIPKICQPLVRPVVPNAVLNSFSHVALADDYQQDSPLEVDILIGLGFYWTLISPTDAIQLNSVVAMKSVFGYVLSGKISEFAPTPSEYSAPQLLCISSVSDADLRRFWDLETVGIKPKEVVESYSDARVHREFESTVQFVDGRYEIILPWKDEFAKDRLMNNEGLVRKRLNKLMVKLDKDKELKKEYQKVFDSYESDLIIEEVPSEEVSGVSPVYYMPHRPVVKLSSTITKVRPVFDASATGYNGVSLNDCLLSGPSLNPDLVEVLIRFRRWPFAITADITKSFLQDTFSFVAINPDTSVEIASTKRSILSVIAKIFDPLGLISPFVMYGKILFQELWKLNVRWDEEMPSDLKSKFQKWLLSSQCLKSFHVNRCYFPELSWGELRNVELHGFGDASEKGYGACVYLRVTLEDNSSKVSLVASKSRVAPIKTVTLPRLELMGALLCSRLVDFVKTSLMLDSNTQVVCWTDSTIALSWIQGETSKKDVFVSNRVRDILELTPKNCWQHCRSKDNPADLITRGLLADKLVDNSMWLFGPSMLTNTPCHHKEGSTLVTDTKETSTRSTVCLSVQGEPESPFIDLNKYSDLSKALRITAYVLRFINNCRNVKNKLKGSITTEEIDLAKLKMIYLIQRGEFSDEIKTLMNNKAIPQVSKLSKLDPFIDDKGLLRIKGRLKFSDLDYDTKHPVIIPKGPLAKLLIRFQHKFLKHAGVDTVISSLRTNFWIIGVRRLAKTVVMECLSCRCLDSRPCSQPVAPLPKERVTSAPPFSVTGLDFAGPLFCADYPSNKFYVLLFTCGVTRAIHLELTESLSLSDCLLAIRRFVARRGLPSIMYSDNAKTFIAAQTEVQKVYGHLAPKWKFIVPRSPWWGGWWERLIRSVKLALRKTLNQNYVSKTELETILVEIESSINSRPLTYVSDDPDSSQYLTPSHFLLGRVPHSKPSQDLEPRIVTSKDLTERECVKNQRLEHFWKVWSNNYITNLPQVVKGFTHNCSLSKGDLVLIKEDNIPRLKWPLGVITDVFHGKDGLVRSVRLKTSKGEITRPIQRLYNLEVTRSDDTDLSCRPMVYNNPDVNGNSCDEDTSLSVDTVSDDNVISKTRSGRIIKVPAKLDL